From the genome of Pseudomonadota bacterium, one region includes:
- a CDS encoding CmcJ/NvfI family oxidoreductase: MEAVSLNINLGTTLNASIKFLSDFDRKPKVIIPEEGHGVVERTGDFEERLTLLTDGRDVAEQFTLDRNGFSFHRFKTKIEDFLNETQVREVYYREVQSFIRSITGAKKVHVFDHTIRIEEENKRNSQSVRAPVEVAHNDYTEKSGPQRVRDLFEKEEAEDWLQQRYAVINVWRSINEPVITKPLALSDASTMPSGDFIATDLVYADRLGEIFQLRYSAEQRWYYFSNMTRDEALLIKCFDSAIDGRARFTAHTAFTNPNAQENSPPRESIEVRTLVAF; this comes from the coding sequence ATGGAAGCCGTATCGCTGAATATAAATTTAGGAACAACATTAAATGCATCAATCAAGTTTCTTAGTGATTTTGATAGAAAACCAAAGGTGATTATACCAGAAGAGGGACATGGTGTGGTTGAGCGCACCGGGGATTTCGAGGAGCGTTTGACCTTACTCACCGATGGTAGAGACGTTGCAGAACAATTTACGCTCGACCGAAATGGATTCTCATTTCATCGATTTAAGACTAAAATAGAAGACTTTTTAAACGAAACACAAGTACGTGAAGTTTACTATCGAGAGGTCCAATCATTTATAAGATCAATTACTGGAGCAAAAAAAGTACACGTATTTGACCACACCATTCGAATTGAAGAAGAAAACAAGCGCAATTCGCAATCGGTGAGGGCACCGGTAGAGGTTGCCCACAACGATTATACGGAAAAGTCCGGCCCGCAGCGTGTGCGAGATTTATTCGAAAAAGAAGAAGCGGAAGATTGGTTGCAACAGCGTTATGCTGTGATAAATGTTTGGCGGTCAATAAATGAGCCGGTAATCACCAAGCCGCTCGCGCTTTCCGATGCATCTACAATGCCGTCGGGTGATTTCATTGCGACTGACCTCGTTTACGCAGACCGTTTGGGTGAAATTTTCCAATTAAGATATAGTGCTGAACAACGTTGGTATTATTTTTCCAACATGACCCGCGACGAGGCTCTCTTGATTAAATGCTTTGATTCTGCAATTGACGGCCGTGCTCGCTTTACTGCTCACACCGCATTCACTAATCCAAACGCTCAGGAAAATAGCCCACCTCGTGAGAGTATTGAAGTGCGAACCCTAGTCGCATTTTAG
- a CDS encoding peroxiredoxin — MALLTIGDIAPDFEIETTEGVIHFHEWIGDGYAVIFSHPKDFTPVCTTELGYMAGLKPEFDKRNCKIIGLSIDPIDDHITWSKDIKTATGHAPNYPLIGDKELKVAKAFGMLPSDTGATSEGRTAADNQTVRTVFVIGPDKIIKLALTYPMSTGRNFDEILRALDSIQLTAKHQVATPVNWSQGEDVIIVPALSDAEAKKKYPDGWGGPLPYIRTVPAPKD; from the coding sequence ATGGCGTTATTAACGATTGGTGATATTGCACCCGATTTTGAAATCGAGACTACAGAGGGAGTTATCCATTTCCATGAATGGATTGGGGATGGATATGCTGTTATATTTTCTCACCCGAAAGATTTTACCCCAGTTTGTACAACAGAGCTTGGATATATGGCTGGTCTCAAACCGGAGTTTGATAAGCGTAACTGTAAAATTATCGGTTTGAGCATTGATCCAATTGATGATCATATCACATGGTCAAAAGACATTAAAACTGCAACCGGCCATGCTCCAAACTACCCATTGATTGGAGACAAAGAGCTTAAGGTGGCAAAAGCATTTGGCATGCTCCCAAGTGACACAGGAGCAACTTCAGAGGGACGGACTGCCGCCGACAACCAGACAGTGCGCACAGTATTCGTTATAGGACCAGATAAAATTATTAAACTTGCCTTGACCTATCCGATGAGTACTGGACGAAATTTTGATGAAATCCTTCGCGCCCTTGACTCAATACAGCTCACTGCAAAGCACCAAGTCGCAACACCCGTTAACTGGAGTCAAGGTGAAGATGTGATTATAGTACCGGCGCTTTCCGACGCTGAGGCAAAAAAGAAATACCCCGATGGCTGGGGCGGGCCTCTACCCTACATTCGCACAGTCCCAGCACCAAAGGACTGA